A single window of Sporosarcina sp. FSL W7-1349 DNA harbors:
- a CDS encoding Msr family ABC-F type ribosomal protection protein produces the protein MEQICFELENVEVTFLDKKVVEIDRLAVHQFDRIGVVGKNGAGKSTLLKLLAGIAQPSKGKVNRHVSVGYFEQLEAPKAVEADPRLLGKLNVHGAGDGLSGGEQTRLKLAQLFTQYYECLLIDEPTTHLDQEGISFLLDELRYYYGALVLISHDRAVLDELVTTIWEVDEGKVSVYSGNYSEYIAQKNLEREQQGKAHEQYMKEKSRLEKAAQEKMKKAEKIAKASKKEPKAKANRMIETKSKGTSQKAIQRAAKAIEQRVEKLDAVEAPKEENIIRFRQPKSLELHNKFPIMTDRLTLSAGDKLLLREASFQFPLSRTIAITGNNGSGKTTLLRHILSNGDGLTISPKVVFGAYEQMDYQFTNDETVIEFIKDRSDYEEIEIRSALHSMGFAGNDLKKNVRNLSGGEATRLVLCRLFLGRYNVLVLDEPTNFLDIFCIEALEQFLERYEGTVLLVSHDRTFIDRVADDVYVIENQKIKLRS, from the coding sequence ATGGAACAAATATGTTTTGAATTAGAAAATGTGGAAGTGACCTTTCTTGATAAGAAAGTAGTAGAGATTGATCGTTTAGCTGTCCATCAATTTGACCGGATCGGTGTTGTCGGGAAAAATGGAGCAGGAAAGAGTACTTTACTGAAGTTGCTTGCGGGTATCGCCCAACCATCAAAGGGGAAAGTAAATCGGCATGTGAGTGTTGGATATTTTGAACAATTAGAGGCACCAAAAGCCGTAGAGGCTGATCCTCGGTTACTAGGGAAATTGAACGTACATGGCGCTGGTGATGGGTTGAGTGGTGGTGAACAGACAAGGTTGAAGCTTGCTCAATTGTTCACTCAGTATTATGAGTGCTTATTAATTGATGAACCGACAACACATCTGGATCAAGAGGGGATTTCCTTTTTGCTCGATGAACTTAGGTATTACTATGGTGCGCTGGTGTTAATCAGTCATGATCGAGCTGTATTAGACGAATTGGTAACAACCATTTGGGAAGTAGATGAAGGAAAAGTTAGCGTATATTCCGGAAATTATAGTGAGTACATTGCCCAGAAGAATTTGGAGCGAGAACAGCAAGGCAAAGCTCACGAACAATACATGAAGGAAAAGAGTCGACTTGAAAAAGCAGCCCAAGAAAAAATGAAAAAGGCTGAGAAAATAGCTAAGGCTTCGAAAAAGGAACCGAAGGCAAAGGCGAATCGCATGATAGAGACCAAGTCAAAGGGAACAAGTCAAAAAGCCATACAGCGTGCGGCAAAAGCAATTGAGCAAAGGGTGGAGAAATTGGATGCTGTGGAAGCTCCAAAGGAAGAAAACATCATTCGTTTTCGCCAACCAAAATCACTTGAGCTCCACAATAAATTTCCGATTATGACAGATCGGTTAACGCTTTCAGCAGGTGATAAATTGCTTCTACGCGAAGCTAGTTTTCAGTTTCCATTGAGTCGAACGATTGCCATTACGGGGAATAACGGGTCGGGTAAAACAACGCTACTTCGACATATTTTATCAAACGGTGATGGACTGACAATTTCTCCTAAAGTTGTCTTTGGAGCTTATGAGCAGATGGATTATCAGTTCACTAACGATGAAACAGTCATCGAGTTTATAAAAGATAGAAGCGACTACGAAGAAATCGAAATTCGATCTGCTCTTCATTCGATGGGGTTTGCAGGGAATGACTTGAAAAAGAATGTTCGTAATCTAAGTGGCGGTGAAGCAACTCGCCTTGTGTTGTGCCGTTTATTTTTAGGAAGATACAATGTTTTAGTTTTAGATGAACCAACCAACTTCCTTGATATTTTTTGCATTGAGGCCTTAGAACAGTTTCTAGAGAGATATGAGGGTACTGTTCTTCTTGTATCACATGACCGAACCTTTATAGATCGGGTGGCTGATGATGTGTATGTGATTGAGAACCAAAAAATAAAGCTCAGAAGCTAA
- a CDS encoding GntP family permease: MLTQFLIALIISFTILIFLIVALKVHPILALIVTSAFLGISFGYPVLKTMSLMNAGFGSTIGNVGIPIILGAILAIGLIDLKAADSIVGFFDKLFKGKRMELASALTAFIISIPVFGDITILLVAPIASRIAHIKKISMSTMVTFTGLGLLLTHALVPPTPGILATAMDLEADIGLVIVYGIIISLISFFITWLLLKSWAAKEFIKPLSKFSGEVSDGKELKEIPYTLAFLPILLPIIFIASSSIVNLYTADGGAINQVMNVLGDRVVALFSGVVMVFLLAFMFKQKVYDSAMKEDKEVNLNTPFIQLITNSWVARGAAVALLPLLVTGLSGSIANLIRENENVGVLAEIIASGPVPYILIPYALSAVLVATIGSATTAALTTAGIIMPMMPVLGLSPELTALSIGAGSLAITHLNNSGFWVNVLLFNLSTKQGLKYITFPAFVASVVAICLLSVAYMAGLV; encoded by the coding sequence ATGCTGACTCAATTTTTGATAGCTTTAATAATCAGTTTTACAATATTGATATTTTTGATAGTTGCATTGAAGGTGCACCCTATTCTTGCACTTATCGTCACATCCGCTTTTTTAGGGATTAGCTTTGGCTATCCTGTCTTAAAAACAATGTCTTTAATGAATGCAGGATTTGGATCCACCATTGGAAACGTGGGTATCCCGATAATCTTGGGCGCCATATTAGCAATAGGTCTGATTGATTTAAAAGCGGCCGATTCAATCGTTGGTTTTTTCGACAAGTTATTTAAGGGAAAGCGAATGGAACTTGCATCCGCCCTTACAGCATTTATCATATCGATCCCGGTATTTGGTGATATCACCATCTTACTAGTTGCTCCGATTGCCTCACGAATTGCACATATTAAAAAAATATCGATGTCTACCATGGTAACCTTCACCGGATTAGGCTTGTTATTAACGCATGCGCTTGTCCCGCCAACCCCAGGTATTTTGGCAACGGCTATGGATTTAGAAGCTGATATAGGTTTGGTTATTGTGTACGGAATCATCATTAGCTTAATCTCCTTTTTCATCACATGGTTACTTCTGAAATCATGGGCGGCCAAGGAATTTATCAAGCCTTTATCAAAGTTTTCGGGTGAAGTATCTGATGGGAAGGAACTGAAGGAAATACCATATACGTTAGCTTTTCTTCCGATATTGCTACCTATTATATTTATTGCCTCGTCTTCAATAGTTAACTTATATACTGCTGACGGAGGGGCGATTAACCAAGTTATGAATGTACTGGGCGACAGGGTAGTTGCTCTATTTAGCGGGGTCGTTATGGTCTTCCTATTGGCCTTTATGTTTAAACAAAAGGTGTATGATTCTGCTATGAAAGAGGACAAGGAAGTTAACCTAAACACTCCATTCATACAGTTGATTACAAATTCATGGGTAGCACGCGGTGCTGCGGTAGCATTATTGCCGTTACTGGTCACAGGTTTGAGTGGCTCCATTGCTAATTTGATACGGGAAAACGAAAATGTTGGCGTGTTAGCCGAGATTATCGCTTCGGGTCCGGTACCTTATATTTTAATACCATATGCACTTTCAGCTGTACTTGTGGCAACGATAGGTTCTGCGACTACAGCAGCCTTAACAACAGCTGGCATTATCATGCCTATGATGCCTGTATTGGGACTATCTCCCGAGTTAACCGCTTTGTCCATAGGAGCGGGCTCGCTGGCTATCACTCATTTAAATAATAGTGGTTTCTGGGTGAATGTCCTATTATTCAATCTTTCAACGAAGCAAGGTTTAAAATACATTACCTTCCCTGCTTTTGTAGCATCAGTTGTCGCCATCTGTTTGTTGTCTGTAGCTTATATGGCAGGCCTGGTTTAA
- a CDS encoding endonuclease domain-containing protein, whose amino-acid sequence MRCPSVAIFYLKGKDSFIYSTSYTVYDDNKDKWNASYILDFLVYSEFCKIVVECDGNTYHGFLEAKEKDLKRDIWIKRLGFDDTLRFNTEQIKYNLDGCIKF is encoded by the coding sequence ATGAGGTGTCCATCGGTAGCCATCTTTTACCTGAAGGGCAAAGATTCCTTTATTTATTCGACTTCTTATACTGTTTACGACGACAACAAAGACAAATGGAATGCAAGTTATATATTGGATTTTCTTGTATATAGTGAATTTTGTAAGATTGTAGTAGAGTGTGACGGGAATACCTATCACGGCTTTTTGGAAGCAAAAGAAAAAGATCTAAAAAGAGATATATGGATTAAGCGGTTGGGTTTTGATGATACTCTTCGTTTTAATACAGAACAAATTAAGTATAATTTAGATGGTTGTATTAAATTTTAA
- a CDS encoding GntR family transcriptional regulator: protein MEEKDISKDKQDQFVSSSLRQQASDVIKTRIIKGVLEPGERLKEIELAEDLDISRGPIREALSDLEAIGLVESDSNRKKVVARVSEKEVSELLVPIRIQLELYSIQNNLDYYDKNFFQTLEGIVANMETEIQKHEVFNVTEWDLKFHEAIITFSDSPFLKQIWEGIAQRTRIRVLDYLINYDDSQVKLHSMANTHWNLINTLKSRNFEEISKVFINHIHVND from the coding sequence TTGGAGGAGAAGGACATTAGTAAGGATAAACAAGATCAATTCGTCAGCTCTTCTTTACGCCAACAAGCTTCAGACGTCATAAAAACTAGAATTATTAAAGGCGTACTTGAACCGGGGGAAAGGCTAAAAGAAATTGAACTGGCGGAGGATTTGGATATCAGTCGAGGACCCATTCGTGAAGCATTGAGCGACCTGGAAGCAATAGGACTGGTGGAATCAGATTCAAATCGTAAAAAAGTCGTGGCAAGAGTAAGTGAAAAGGAGGTCTCGGAACTTCTTGTCCCTATTCGAATACAATTGGAACTGTATTCGATCCAGAATAATTTGGATTACTATGATAAAAATTTCTTTCAAACGTTAGAGGGTATTGTCGCCAATATGGAAACAGAGATTCAGAAACACGAAGTATTTAACGTAACAGAGTGGGATTTAAAGTTTCATGAAGCTATCATTACATTTTCGGACTCCCCATTTCTAAAACAGATTTGGGAAGGAATCGCTCAACGGACGAGAATTCGCGTGTTAGATTATCTTATTAATTACGATGACTCTCAAGTGAAACTCCACAGTATGGCGAATACCCATTGGAATTTAATTAACACGCTTAAGTCTAGAAACTTTGAAGAAATCTCGAAAGTGTTTATCAACCACATCCATGTAAACGACTAA
- a CDS encoding dihydroxy-acid dehydratase: MDQRAISGKNLRADTIESSITRAFMQGAGYSREDLKSKPVIGICNSWSELNPCNLNLKFIAENVKKGIIAAGGIPVEFPTISINEQTNTSSSLYLRNLMAMDVEEMIKRSPIDGVVLLNGCDKTVPAQIMGALSAGKPMISMSAGPRPTSTYKGEVTTIHNLWEKKEEREKGEIDEISWEAFTDQLIPGLGTCNVMGTASTMSAIVEALGLSIPGTAFLPSTCSSRQHAAENTGKVAVQLVKNNRTPDQIVNIQALENAFRIVCALGGSTNAVIHLEAIAGRIGLRLGLDNLREWSETTPQLVSVIPSGPYKLEDLQDVGGIPALFKNLSRLLHLDTQSVTGQTWEDIINTISGGTSGVLKDFDNPVKSNGGLAILQGSLAPNGALFKRSAVPEEYWKHRGPAVVFDGIEDMKERIDSPHLEVESDSVLILRGMGPIGGPGMPEDAKIPIPKKLWEKGVRNMLRISDGRMSGTADGAVVLHVSPESAAGGPLAIVEDGDIVELDAVTCCLNLHVSEEEMRKRMKKVIVKEKPSRGYERLYHDHVTQADLGADFDFLIKQESTVFK, translated from the coding sequence TTGGATCAAAGAGCAATCAGCGGAAAGAACTTGAGAGCCGATACAATAGAGAGCTCTATTACTAGGGCGTTCATGCAAGGGGCAGGATATAGCAGAGAAGACCTTAAAAGTAAACCGGTTATTGGCATTTGCAATAGTTGGAGCGAGTTGAATCCTTGTAATTTAAATTTGAAATTCATTGCGGAAAATGTAAAAAAAGGGATCATAGCAGCCGGTGGAATACCCGTTGAATTCCCGACCATCTCCATAAACGAACAAACAAACACCTCGTCCTCTTTGTATTTACGTAATTTAATGGCGATGGATGTAGAGGAGATGATTAAACGCAGCCCTATAGATGGAGTCGTCTTGTTGAACGGTTGCGATAAAACGGTTCCAGCACAAATTATGGGAGCTTTAAGTGCTGGGAAACCTATGATATCTATGTCAGCAGGCCCTCGTCCGACTTCGACCTATAAAGGAGAAGTGACCACTATCCATAATCTATGGGAGAAGAAAGAGGAAAGGGAGAAGGGAGAGATCGACGAAATATCATGGGAAGCCTTTACGGATCAACTTATCCCGGGCCTCGGCACCTGCAATGTGATGGGGACAGCCTCGACCATGTCAGCTATTGTAGAAGCGTTAGGATTATCCATTCCCGGCACGGCTTTCTTGCCATCCACTTGTTCAAGCCGGCAACATGCGGCAGAAAATACAGGCAAGGTAGCTGTGCAACTAGTCAAAAACAATAGAACACCTGACCAAATTGTAAACATACAAGCATTGGAAAATGCTTTCCGTATCGTATGTGCGTTGGGGGGTTCGACAAATGCAGTGATTCATTTGGAGGCCATCGCAGGAAGAATTGGATTGAGGTTAGGCCTCGATAACTTAAGAGAGTGGAGTGAGACGACCCCGCAATTGGTATCTGTCATTCCTTCGGGCCCATACAAATTAGAAGACTTACAGGATGTAGGCGGGATTCCAGCACTCTTTAAGAACCTTTCTCGTTTACTTCACTTAGATACCCAAAGTGTAACAGGGCAGACGTGGGAAGACATCATAAATACCATTTCCGGGGGTACATCTGGAGTATTAAAAGACTTTGATAATCCGGTTAAATCAAATGGAGGCCTAGCCATTCTACAAGGGTCATTAGCACCTAATGGAGCATTGTTCAAAAGGTCGGCAGTACCTGAGGAATATTGGAAACATAGGGGACCTGCAGTCGTGTTTGATGGAATAGAAGATATGAAAGAGCGAATTGATAGTCCACACCTTGAGGTGGAATCGGATAGTGTCCTTATTTTACGTGGAATGGGACCAATCGGCGGGCCGGGAATGCCAGAAGATGCAAAAATTCCTATACCAAAAAAGTTGTGGGAAAAAGGTGTTCGGAATATGTTACGTATCTCGGATGGGAGGATGAGTGGAACTGCAGACGGGGCTGTAGTGCTCCATGTTTCACCAGAGTCTGCCGCAGGTGGACCATTAGCCATCGTTGAAGACGGAGATATTGTCGAACTTGATGCCGTTACATGCTGTTTAAATCTACATGTTAGTGAGGAAGAGATGAGGAAAAGAATGAAAAAGGTCATAGTAAAAGAAAAACCTTCTAGAGGTTATGAGAGATTATATCACGACCATGTAACACAAGCCGATTTAGGCGCGGATTTTGACTTTTTAATAAAACAAGAATCTACAGTTTTTAAGTGA